The Campylobacter curvus genome includes the window TGAGGATATTTGCACCAAAGCTCAAGAAAATCTGCTCTTTTTTGAGATAATGTTCAACGAATTTGACGACGCTAAGCAGCAAAATATCATCAAAGCCTCGAAAACGCACGGATACTATTTAAGCAACGTCGCCAAGGCAAAGGCTCATCAGCTAAGCGTCAAAGAGGAACAGATCTTGCTTCGCACTGCAAATACCGGTAGTGACGGCTTTGCACGGCTTTTTGACGAGACGATGAGCGCGATGAAATTTAAATTTAAAGGCGAGTGGCTCGGCGAGGAGGAAATTTTAAGCAAGCTTCACGATAAAGACAGAAACGTCCGAAAGCTCGCTGCAAAGAGCCTTAGCGACATACTCGCAAAAAATCAGCACCTGCTTGGCTACATCTACAATATGATAAAAACGAGTCTAAAAACGAGCTGTGAGCTACGAAATTTCAAGCTTCCCGAAGAGCCAAGGCATCTTGAAAACCAAACCAGTAAAAAAAGCGTCGATGCACTGATAAAAGCCACCGAGGCGAATTTTGACCTGGTCTCTAAATTTTATGATAAAAAGCGCAAAATTTTAGGGCTCAAAAAGCTCTACGACTACGACAGATACGCTCCGCTAGAGGGAGAGAGCGAGTATAAATTTCAAAAATGCAAAAATATAGTTTTAAAAGCGTTTAAAGACTTTAGCCCTGAATTCGGCACTATCGCGCAAAGAGCCTTCGATGAGGGCTGGATCGATGTCTATCCTACACCGAACAAAAGAGGCGGTGCGTTTAGTCACTCGGGCTCGCCGGATGCGCACCCTTACGTACTGCTAAATCACACCGACGGTAGGCGCGATCTCTTCACGCTCGCGCATGAGCTAGGACATGCGATACATCAAAATCTATCCTACGGCGTGGGCTTTTTAAACGCCGAGACACCGCTCACCACGGCCGAGACGGCGTCGGTGTTTTGCGAGATGTTAGTCTTTGACTACGTCAAAAACACCCTCAAAGGCAAGGAAAAGATATCGCTTCTTGCGGGCAAGATCGAGGACATCTTCGCTACGCTTTATCGCCAGATAAATTTCACGACCTTTGAGCGCCGTATCCACGCATATGAGGGCGAAATTTCGCTTGATGAGATAAATAAGATCTGGCAGCAAGAGAGCGCGAAAATGTTTGGCGACAGCGTCGTGCTAAATGACTATTATAAAATTTGGTGGAGCTACATCCCGCACTTCATCCATACGCCATTTTACTGCTACGCCTACTCTTACGCGCAGCTTTTGGTGCTGGCGATCTTTGGGCTGTTTAAAAGCGGTAAATGCGAAAATTTCGTGCAAATTTACACTGAGTTTTTGAGCCTTGGCGGAAGTCGCTCGCCAAAAGAGCTGGTGGCGAAATTTGGCTTTGACATCGAGGACGCCAAATTTTGGCAGATCGGCATAAACGAGGTCAAGAAGCTAGTCGATGAATTTGAGGGGTTGAAATGATAGAGGAAATTTTAGACGATGAAAAATTTGCGCTTTTGATGAAGATGCACGTGTATGAATGTATCGACTTTTTACTGCAAAGAAATATAAATTTTTCGATCATGGCGAATTTACCGCTAGTTAGCTTCGAGCCGGAGCTTCCTGCCGAGATAAAGGCCGGTTTTAATATGCCAGTCATCATCTTTACGCTTGCGGGCTATACCTTTGAGAGTACGAGATTGTCCGAGGACAGCATCAGCTTTGAGGCCGGATTTGGCGCTCAGGACTACGCCTCGCTGGTATCTTTGCCGCTTGGCGCGATAGTGCAGATCTTGGTCGAAAATAGCCCGATCTTGGTAAATTTCTCGATACATAAATCAAAAACGGCTCACAAAGATCACACTGAAAAATCGATATCCGCGTTTATGTCAAACCCGCAAAACAAGGATATCTTTAAAAAGAAAAAATAGCCTTATTCGCCATTTTTAAGTATTTTTAGCTAAAATCAAAAGAAAATTTAAAAAGTGGCAAATGGAAAATTTACTAGACAACCTAAACGACGCTCAACGTGAGGCCGCGCGGCACATAGACGGTCCTATGCTGATCTTAGCAGGTGCTGGAAGCGGCAAAACAAAGACGATAACCACGCGCCTTGCCTACCTCATAGGCGAGGTCGGTATCGATCCCGCAAACACGCTCACGCTCACCTTTACGAACAAAGCCGCAAACGAGATGCGAACGCGCGCGCTTGCCATGCTAAATCAATCCGGCAAAGCTTGCACGCCGCTACTTTGCACGTTTCATAAATTCGGGCTTTTGTTTTTGAAATTTTATATCGACAGACTCGGGCGCAAAAACAACTTCATCATTATCGACACCGATGATAAAAAGCGCATCATAAAAAGCTTTGAGAGCCCGATCTCCACGGCAATACTTTCAAGCGAAATTTCAAACTACAAAAATTCTTTGCTAAGCGTCGAGGAGGTCTATAAAAACGCAAATTTCCTCACGAACGAAAAAGGCAAGGAAAATTTCTATCAAAAAGCCGCCGCGATATACGACAAATACGAAGAGTATCTACGGGCAAATAACCTGGTCGATTTTGACGATCTACTCGTGCTGACGTATAAAATTTTAGACGAGAACGAGGATCTGGCGCGTGAAATTTCAAACAGATACCGATACATAATGGTAGATGAGTATCAAGACACCAACGACCTTCAGTATAAGCTGTTGCGAAAGCTTTGCCTTGCACACGAAAACATCTGCGTCGTAGGCGATGACGATCAAAGCATCTACGGCTGGCGCGGTGCGAAGATAGAAAATATCCTAAATTTCAAGGATCAGTTCAAAGACACCAAGATCATACGCCTAGAGCAAAACTACCGCTCGACGACACCGATATTGAAGGCTGCAAACGAGCTCATCGATCACAACCGCAACCGCCTTGGCAAAAAGCTACTTAGCGTAAAAGGCGAAGGCGAAGGCGTAAATTTACTAGAAAGCCTCGATGAGAGCGTAGAGGCCGGCAAGATAGCAAAAAGCATAAAAGAGCTCCTAAAAAAGGGGGCGCAAGCCAAAGACATAGCGATACTTTACCGCATAAACGCCCTCTCTCGCTCACTAGAAGACGGCCTGACAAAGGAGCGCATCCCTTATAAAATGGTCGGCGGAGTGAAATTCTACGAAAGAGCCGAGGTAAAAGACGTCATAAGCTACCTGCGCCTCATAATAAATCAAAACGATGATTTTTCACTAAAACGTATAATCAACCGCCCAAAACGCGGCCTTGGCAAGGTCAGCCTCGATAAACTGGAAAAAATGGCCTACGAGGGCAAGACCTCGATGTTTGATGCGATATTAAATATCGATGACAAAGACGAGGCTTTCAGCAAAAAGATAAAAACGGCGCTCGTGGAATTTACGCAGATTTTAAAAGAGTTGCAAGAGACGGACTCGCTTTACGAGCTCATCGATAAAATGGAGGCGAAATTCGGCATAAAAAAATATTACGAGAGCCTACCTGACGGCAACGAGCGCGCAGCCAACATCGACGAATTTTATGCCATGTTAAAAGATCAAATCAAACAAAATCCAAGCTTTGAGCTGGAGGAATTCCTAAACGAGCTGGCTCTTGTCAGCGAACAGGACAACATAAGCTCGGAGGCTATCAGCATAATGAGCGTGCATGCTAGCAAGGGACTTGAGTTTGAGTATCTTTTCGTGATCGGGCTTGAGGAGGGATTTTTCCCACTCATAGGCGATGGTAGCGACATCGAGGAGGAGCGACGACTGGCATACGTGGCTATCACGCGCGCTAAAAAGCTACTCACTCTAAGCTTTGCGAATTCGCGCTTTTATAAAGGCCAAAGGACGCGCCTAAATAAGAGCAGATTTTTAAGCGAGAGCGGTACGACGCAAGGCTCGCTCGTCATCGAAGAGAGCAATGAATTTAAAAAAGGCGACCTAGTAAAACACAAAATTTTCGGTATCGGGCGCGTGACGGCCGTAAGCAAGGTCAAAAAAGAGTTCAAACTCACTATAAATTTTGCAGGCAATGTGCGCGAGATAATGTCAAGCTTCGTGGAAAAAGCGGTATGAACGCGATCTTTGTCGCAAATAAACCGGCAGGCCTTAGCTCCAATCAATTTCTAAGTCACCTAAAGCGAAAATACGGCGTCAAGAAAGCAGGCTTTTCGGGGACGCTCGATCCCTTTGCCAGCGGCTGCCTCATCGTGGCTTTTGGTAGCTACACGAAATTTTTTAGATTTTTAGACAAAACGCCTAAAATTTACGAAGCTACGATGTGGATAGGCGCGAGCAGCCCAAGCGGCGATAATGAAAACATCACGGATGTCAAAATTTTAAAGCCCTTTGCCGACGAGAGCCTGGAAATAGCGCGCAAAAGCCTACTTGGACGGCTAAAATACATCCCGCCAAAATTTAGCGCCAAAAACATAAACGGCACGCGCGCTTACAAGCTGGCTCGCACAGGAGAGGAATTTAGCCTAAAAGAGCAGGAGATGGAAGTGTTTGGCTGCGAAATTTTAAGCTACTGCCACCCATTCCTCACCTTTCGCATCAGCCTAAGCGAGGGAGGATACGTGCGCTCTTATGCGCAGCTTTTTGGCAAAAGACTTGGATATGACGTATGTCTAAGCGAGCTTAAACGAATAAGCGAGGGGAAATTTCGCTTTGAGAACGAGAAATTTCTAGATATCTGTGAAATTTTAAATTTGCCGCGCAATAAATATTTAGGCGATGTTGCCGATATAATGGACGGTAAGAGTCTGAAACCAAGCGACTTTACCACGCAAAAGGATGGGACTTATCTGCTTGAATACGATAAATTCCTAAGCATAATCGAGATTAAAAACGATACAATTAGCTATTGCTTAAATAAGGTTGAAAAATGTTAATACTAGCACGAAAAGAGAACGAGGAAATTTTACTCGGGAATGACATAAAGATCGTCGTAGTCGGCGTTTCAAAAAGTGGAGTGAAGCTTGGCATAGAAGCTCCTAAAAATATGATGATACTTCGCAGCGAGCTCGCTAGCGACATAAAAAAAGAGAACGCCGAGGCCAGCAAGATCGCATCAAGCGCGGACATCGAGGAACTCGCAAAGAAAATCGGCAAATGAAAAGCTACGCAAAGATAAATATCTTTTTAAAGATCGTCGGCACGCGCGGCGATTATCACGAAATTTTATCGCGTTTCGTGCTTTTGGACGAGATTTTTGATGAGATAAATTTTGAAAAAGCGTCTAAATTTAACCTCGAAAGCAACGTGAATATCGAAAACAACATCATTTTAAAGGCCAAAGATGAGCTGGCGCGTGCGGGATTTGCAAACGAGATAGACGAGTTTTTCAGCTCGCACAAGATCACGCTTCGTAAAAATATCCCGATGGGCGCAGGGCTAGGAGGTGGCAGCTCGAATGCAGCCAGCTTTTTAATGATGGCGAACGAGAGCCTAAATTTAAAGTTCTCACGCGAGGAGCTTTGTAAGATAGGCGCGAAAATAGGCGCCGATGTGGCATTTTTTATCCATGGCTTCAAGGCTGCGAACGTGAGCGGCATCGGCGAAAAGGTAGAAGAATTTGACGACGACGTGCCAAGTCTTGAAATTTTCACTCCGGATGTTTTTTGCTCGACGCCCGAGGTTTATAAGAAATTTAGAAGCGACTTCATGCAAAACATCAATGTCAAAATGGCAAATGAATTTATAAATTTAAGCTCGCGCGAGCTTTTGGAAAATTTTAAAAACTACGAGCTAAACGACCTTTATGCGCCCTGCTTTGCGCTATATCCGCAGCTTAAAATTTACAGAGATAAATTCCTAAGCGGTAGCGGGAGCACAACATTTGAGGTGAAACGATGAAAGATCTGGCAAAAAATAAAAAAGCCCTACATGATTTTAGCATCCTTGAGACCTTTGAGGCGGGCGTGGTGCTAAAAGGTAGCGAAGTCAAGGCCCTGCGTGCAGGACGGGCAAATTTAAAAGACAGCTTCGTGCGTATCATCAAGGGCGAAATTTTTTTACTAAACGCGCACATCAGTCATCTAGACACTACAAATTCTCACTTTCGCCCGGACGAGCGCGCCCCTAGGAAGCTCCTCATGCACCGTAAGCAGATCGACAAGCTCTTTGGCTCGGTCACCAAAGACGGACTAACGATGGTTGTGCTCGCACTTTATCTAAATGACAAAAACATTATCAAAGCCCGCGTGGCTCTGGCAAAGGGTAAAAACCTACACGATAAACGCGAAACTCTCAAAAAGCGCGAGGCCGACCTGGAAGCACGTGCGGCGATGAAAAAATTTATATAAAAGGAAAAAAATGAAAAATTTGATAGCTTTGATATTTGCACTGTTTGTTTTTGCCGGTTGTGGCACAGAGGAGAAAAATCAAGCGGCGAGCTTCAAAGAATTTTCACTAAACGAGGAGATCGCGCTAAAAGACGTAAACGGTAAAACGATAACTTTAGTGCGTAAAAACGGCGCTTTTGTCATAAAAGGCGACGAGAGTAAAATTTTAATGATAGATATATTCGGGACATTTTGCCCGCCTTGTCAAAAAGAGGCGGCCGAGCTTACCAAATATCAGCTGGAAAACAGCGGTAAATTCACCATTATAGGCTTGACGCATTTTGAAAACGTTACGGATGATTACGTCTTGAAAGAATTCGTGCAAAAATATAACGCTTATTACTTCATAACCAACGATCAGTCCATAAACGACCGTCTAAGCGAGCAAATAGTGCGCGACATAGGTTACAAACACGAGATCGCCCTACCCTTTAAAGTCGTGATAAAAGACGGCGAATATCAAATTCTCACCGACGTAGACAGCGGAGAATTTGGCGTCAAATACTATCTTGGCGGCATAAAAGTATCCAGAATGAGGCAAGATCTGCAAAGAATATATGGCTCAAACTAAAATTTAAGCCGTTTTGGAACGTATTTTGCTTAGAAATTTGAAATTTTAGAAAGGATCTAGCAATGTTTGTAGTGCAAACCTCAAAATCACGCCCCTTGGTAGAAGCTGCGATGGCGGCTCGCGAAATGCGCCAAAAGCTGATATCGGGCAATATCGCAAACATCGATACTCCTTTTTATAAAGCC containing:
- the smpB gene encoding SsrA-binding protein SmpB, whose product is MKDLAKNKKALHDFSILETFEAGVVLKGSEVKALRAGRANLKDSFVRIIKGEIFLLNAHISHLDTTNSHFRPDERAPRKLLMHRKQIDKLFGSVTKDGLTMVVLALYLNDKNIIKARVALAKGKNLHDKRETLKKREADLEARAAMKKFI
- a CDS encoding TlpA disulfide reductase family protein, yielding MKNLIALIFALFVFAGCGTEEKNQAASFKEFSLNEEIALKDVNGKTITLVRKNGAFVIKGDESKILMIDIFGTFCPPCQKEAAELTKYQLENSGKFTIIGLTHFENVTDDYVLKEFVQKYNAYYFITNDQSINDRLSEQIVRDIGYKHEIALPFKVVIKDGEYQILTDVDSGEFGVKYYLGGIKVSRMRQDLQRIYGSN
- a CDS encoding M3 family oligoendopeptidase encodes the protein MTTWDLTALFKNEKELEKTALELQTKCQNFKNSYEKNFLNLKTDEFLKAFDIYESLLLQISKVSTYAFLVFAKDTSKGAFYAKFEDICTKAQENLLFFEIMFNEFDDAKQQNIIKASKTHGYYLSNVAKAKAHQLSVKEEQILLRTANTGSDGFARLFDETMSAMKFKFKGEWLGEEEILSKLHDKDRNVRKLAAKSLSDILAKNQHLLGYIYNMIKTSLKTSCELRNFKLPEEPRHLENQTSKKSVDALIKATEANFDLVSKFYDKKRKILGLKKLYDYDRYAPLEGESEYKFQKCKNIVLKAFKDFSPEFGTIAQRAFDEGWIDVYPTPNKRGGAFSHSGSPDAHPYVLLNHTDGRRDLFTLAHELGHAIHQNLSYGVGFLNAETPLTTAETASVFCEMLVFDYVKNTLKGKEKISLLAGKIEDIFATLYRQINFTTFERRIHAYEGEISLDEINKIWQQESAKMFGDSVVLNDYYKIWWSYIPHFIHTPFYCYAYSYAQLLVLAIFGLFKSGKCENFVQIYTEFLSLGGSRSPKELVAKFGFDIEDAKFWQIGINEVKKLVDEFEGLK
- a CDS encoding UvrD-helicase domain-containing protein, with amino-acid sequence MENLLDNLNDAQREAARHIDGPMLILAGAGSGKTKTITTRLAYLIGEVGIDPANTLTLTFTNKAANEMRTRALAMLNQSGKACTPLLCTFHKFGLLFLKFYIDRLGRKNNFIIIDTDDKKRIIKSFESPISTAILSSEISNYKNSLLSVEEVYKNANFLTNEKGKENFYQKAAAIYDKYEEYLRANNLVDFDDLLVLTYKILDENEDLAREISNRYRYIMVDEYQDTNDLQYKLLRKLCLAHENICVVGDDDQSIYGWRGAKIENILNFKDQFKDTKIIRLEQNYRSTTPILKAANELIDHNRNRLGKKLLSVKGEGEGVNLLESLDESVEAGKIAKSIKELLKKGAQAKDIAILYRINALSRSLEDGLTKERIPYKMVGGVKFYERAEVKDVISYLRLIINQNDDFSLKRIINRPKRGLGKVSLDKLEKMAYEGKTSMFDAILNIDDKDEAFSKKIKTALVEFTQILKELQETDSLYELIDKMEAKFGIKKYYESLPDGNERAANIDEFYAMLKDQIKQNPSFELEEFLNELALVSEQDNISSEAISIMSVHASKGLEFEYLFVIGLEEGFFPLIGDGSDIEEERRLAYVAITRAKKLLTLSFANSRFYKGQRTRLNKSRFLSESGTTQGSLVIEESNEFKKGDLVKHKIFGIGRVTAVSKVKKEFKLTINFAGNVREIMSSFVEKAV
- a CDS encoding 4-(cytidine 5'-diphospho)-2-C-methyl-D-erythritol kinase — translated: MKSYAKINIFLKIVGTRGDYHEILSRFVLLDEIFDEINFEKASKFNLESNVNIENNIILKAKDELARAGFANEIDEFFSSHKITLRKNIPMGAGLGGGSSNAASFLMMANESLNLKFSREELCKIGAKIGADVAFFIHGFKAANVSGIGEKVEEFDDDVPSLEIFTPDVFCSTPEVYKKFRSDFMQNINVKMANEFINLSSRELLENFKNYELNDLYAPCFALYPQLKIYRDKFLSGSGSTTFEVKR
- the truB gene encoding pseudouridine synthase family protein (catalyzes isomerization of specific uridines in RNA to pseudouridine; responsible for residues in T loops of many tRNAs); protein product: MNAIFVANKPAGLSSNQFLSHLKRKYGVKKAGFSGTLDPFASGCLIVAFGSYTKFFRFLDKTPKIYEATMWIGASSPSGDNENITDVKILKPFADESLEIARKSLLGRLKYIPPKFSAKNINGTRAYKLARTGEEFSLKEQEMEVFGCEILSYCHPFLTFRISLSEGGYVRSYAQLFGKRLGYDVCLSELKRISEGKFRFENEKFLDICEILNLPRNKYLGDVADIMDGKSLKPSDFTTQKDGTYLLEYDKFLSIIEIKNDTISYCLNKVEKC
- the csrA gene encoding carbon storage regulator CsrA, whose product is MLILARKENEEILLGNDIKIVVVGVSKSGVKLGIEAPKNMMILRSELASDIKKENAEASKIASSADIEELAKKIGK